The following are from one region of the Salvia splendens isolate huo1 chromosome 2, SspV2, whole genome shotgun sequence genome:
- the LOC121778217 gene encoding 2S albumin seed storage protein-like, whose translation MATKAALAAALLVPMVALAAATATTFTTSFDEDQERSQKIMPQHRLATPLTKRRENYQQCRQQVQGRRFHSYQRFLQQRSTNEDEEVLDSYQPSSSLQACCQELKQMDSQQCGWEAIRQAVKQAQQSTRRYQTGQSEQVYEQARALPRDAASASNNATSASSWFEEIDTVNYPCLFPFQIKVMQG comes from the exons atgGCAACCAAGGCGGCACTCGCAGCAGCTCTCCTCGTGCCCATGGTGGccctcgccgccgccaccgccaccacctTCACCACCTCCTTCGACGAAGACCAGGAGCGTAGCCAGAAAATCATGCCACA ACATAGGCTAGCTACGCCCCTGACGAAGAGGCGCGAAAACTACCAGCAATGCAGGCAGCAGGTGCAGGGGCGTCGCTTCCACTCCTACCAGCGCTTCTTGCAGCAGAGGAGCACGAACGAGGATGAGGAGGTCCTCGACTCCTACCAGCCCTCGTCGTCCCTCCAAGCCTGCTGCCAGGAGCTGAAGCAAATGGACAGCCAGCAATGCGGCTGGGAGGCCATCAGGCAGGCCGTCAAGCAGGCGCAGCAGAGCACCCGCCGCTACCAAACCGGCCAATCCGAGCAGGTCTACGAGCAGGCACGCGCCCTCCCGCGTGATGCGGCCTCCGCGAGCAACAATGCCACTTCCGCCTCCTCTTGGTTTGAGGAAATAGACACTGTCAATTACCCCTGTTTATTCCCCTTCCAAATAAAAGTGATGCAAGGATAA
- the LOC121768853 gene encoding glucosamine 6-phosphate N-acetyltransferase-like, with the protein MEKTKSSMEDEAFEVRKLEISDKKKGFVELLQQLTVCDSISDEAFNERFREVAKYGNDHLICVIEDKGSGRIIATGSVFIEKKFIRNCGKVGHIEDVVVDSNVRGKRLGKKIIEFLSDHARSTGCYKVILDCSSDNMPFYNRCGFKQKEMQMVKYF; encoded by the coding sequence ATGGAAAAAACAAAGTCTtccatggaagatgaggcaTTTGAAGTAAGGAAGTTAGAAATCTCGGATAAAAAGAAGGGGTTTGTGGAGCTGCTTCAGCAGCTGACTGTATGCGACTCCATCTCCGACGAAGCATTCAATGAACGGTTTAGGGAGGTGGCTAAGTATGGCAACGACCATCTTATATGCGTGATAGAAGATAAAGGTTCAGGCAGGATCATTGCAACCGGGAGCGTCTTCATAGAGAAGAAATTCATAAGGAATTGTGGCAAAGTTGGTCACATCGAAGATGTGGTTGTGGATTCCAATGTTCGAGGAAAGCGTTTAGGGAAGAAGATAATCGAATTCCTATCTGATCACGCCCGGTCGACGGGGTGTTACAAGGTGATTCTCGATTGCAGCAGTGACAACATGCCGTTTTATAATAGGTGTGGTTTCAAGCAGAAGGAAATGCAGATGGTGAAGTATTTTTAG
- the LOC121780796 gene encoding 2S seed storage protein-like encodes MAIKAAVAAALLMALVAVASATTYTTTVTTTSYDERGSRKYQQCSQKVQGREFRSCQSFLKQRSYLEMDSGRSKQEYVEECCEQLRDMDRYQCGCEAIKHAVQKAQQGGSSYQTGQSEKIYERARALPRLCRLSEQQCSFNLVFV; translated from the coding sequence ATGGCGATCAAGGCGGCAGTAGCAGCAGCTCTCCTGATGGCCCTAGTGGCCGTGGCCAGCGCCACCACCTACACCACCACTGTCACGACCACGTCCTATGACGAGAGGGGCAGCCGGAAGTACCAGCAGTGCAGCCAGAAGGTGCAGGGCCGAGAGTTCCGGTCGTGCCAGAGCTTCCTGAAGCAGAGGAGCTACCTCGAGATGGACTCCGGCAGAAGCAAGCAGGAGTACGTCGAGGAGTGCTGCGAGCAGCTCAGGGACATGGACCGATACCAATGCGGCTGCGAAGCCATCAAGCACGCCGTCCAGAAGGCGCAGCAGGGAGGCTCCTCCTACCAGACCGGCCAGAGCGAGAAGATCTACGAGAGGGCGCGCGCTCTGCCCCGCCTTTGCAGATTGAGCGAGCAGCAATGCAGCTTCAACCTTGTCTTTGTCTGA